One segment of Streptomyces sp. TG1A-8 DNA contains the following:
- a CDS encoding DUF1453 domain-containing protein: MSGLVNALVIAAVAAVVIVHRFRARPVGTDRRWWLLPAVLAVTALREPGVLDAHHRTESAALLAVEILIGLVTGAGWAWTSLVWTEPDGVVWTRSSRASGIVWAVGIALRAAVFALGSVTGVRQDGSALTLGLAGTLLVRAGILARRAQSPGTGSRPVPAAYGDAARPAPAWKERV, encoded by the coding sequence GTGTCCGGGCTCGTCAACGCACTGGTGATCGCGGCGGTCGCTGCCGTGGTGATCGTGCACCGGTTCCGCGCCCGCCCGGTCGGTACCGACCGGCGCTGGTGGCTGCTGCCCGCCGTCCTTGCGGTGACGGCGCTGCGCGAGCCCGGCGTGCTCGACGCCCACCACCGCACCGAGTCGGCCGCGCTGCTCGCCGTGGAGATCCTCATCGGGCTGGTCACGGGCGCCGGCTGGGCCTGGACGAGCCTCGTCTGGACGGAGCCGGACGGTGTCGTGTGGACCAGGAGCAGCAGGGCGAGCGGCATCGTATGGGCCGTCGGGATAGCGCTGCGCGCCGCGGTCTTCGCCCTGGGCTCGGTCACCGGCGTGCGTCAGGACGGCTCCGCCCTGACGCTCGGCCTCGCCGGCACCCTGCTGGTCCGTGCCGGGATCCTCGCCCGGCGGGCGCAGTCCCCCGGCACCGGAAGCCGCCCCGTCCCGGCGGCATACGGTGACGCCGCGCGGCCGGCCCCGGCGTGGAAGGAGCGCGTGTGA
- a CDS encoding DUF485 domain-containing protein, with translation MQSSNGRTCGAGDGPESSVEYREDQGAVPHEVRYADPWYDALTSGWGDLDGAGVPAPVVPSARRERDGAAVRARDVYVEVQRSEAFQQMRRRYRRFVVPGVAGFLFWYIAYVVTATTAPGLMARPVAGAVNVGMLAGLGQFLTTFLLTWAYARHARLRRDRVALELRWDTQELTRGTGGGAS, from the coding sequence ATGCAGTCAAGCAACGGCCGTACCTGCGGAGCCGGGGACGGTCCCGAGAGTTCGGTTGAATACCGGGAAGACCAGGGCGCGGTGCCTCACGAGGTGAGGTACGCGGATCCCTGGTACGACGCACTGACCTCCGGCTGGGGCGACTTGGACGGGGCCGGTGTGCCGGCACCGGTCGTGCCGTCCGCGCGCCGGGAGCGGGACGGAGCGGCCGTCCGGGCCCGCGACGTGTACGTCGAGGTGCAGCGCAGTGAGGCCTTCCAGCAAATGCGCCGCCGGTACCGGAGGTTCGTGGTGCCGGGCGTGGCCGGGTTCCTGTTCTGGTACATCGCCTACGTCGTCACCGCCACGACCGCGCCCGGACTGATGGCCCGCCCCGTGGCCGGGGCGGTGAACGTGGGGATGCTCGCCGGACTCGGGCAGTTCCTCACCACATTCCTGCTCACCTGGGCCTACGCCCGGCACGCGCGGCTGCGCCGGGACCGGGTCGCGCTGGAACTGCGCTGGGACACCCAGGAACTGACCCGTGGAACCGGGGGAGGAGCCTCATGA
- a CDS encoding cation acetate symporter, which yields MTGQHETLALLLFSGFVAVTLGITTWVSRKRQGSAEEFYAGGRLFSPMQNGFAVAGDYLSAASFLGVAGLIALYGYDGLLYVVGFQVAWLVVLFLVAELVRNCGRFTLADVVAARMSERPVRIAAGASSVTVSVLYLVAQMVGAGSLVALLLGRTSGAAQAWTVIGVGALMVVYVSLGGMRATTWIQIVKAVLMLCGTVALTVLVLVRFHGDIGQLLVTAADRSGHGEAFLAPGLKYGGTWTARIDFISLGLALVLGTAGLPHILSRFYTVPTARAARRSVVWSIGLIGGFYLMTIVLGFGAAAVVGPEAVRGSNAAGNTAIPLLALDLGGGAGSTGGTILFAVVAAVAFATILAVVAGITLASSASVAHDLYVSLRRSHARVRSEVAVARWAAAGIGVVAIALGLLARDLNVAFLVGLAFAVAASANLPVLLYSLFWRGFTTRGAVWAVYGGLIPAAVLVLVSPVVSGSPGSLFPGVDFQYFPLENPGIVSIPLGFLAGWLGTVTSDEVADEAQYAETEVRSLTGAGAV from the coding sequence ATGACCGGTCAGCACGAGACGCTCGCGCTGCTGCTCTTCAGCGGCTTCGTGGCGGTCACACTGGGGATCACGACCTGGGTGAGCCGCAAACGGCAGGGTTCGGCCGAGGAGTTCTACGCCGGCGGACGGTTGTTCTCCCCGATGCAGAACGGCTTCGCCGTCGCCGGTGACTACCTGTCGGCCGCTTCCTTCCTCGGCGTCGCGGGGCTCATCGCGCTGTACGGCTACGACGGGTTGCTGTACGTCGTGGGCTTCCAGGTGGCATGGCTGGTCGTGCTGTTCCTGGTGGCGGAACTGGTGCGCAACTGCGGGCGGTTCACCCTGGCCGACGTGGTGGCCGCGCGGATGAGCGAACGGCCGGTGCGGATCGCCGCGGGGGCCTCCTCGGTCACGGTGTCCGTCCTGTACCTGGTGGCGCAGATGGTGGGAGCGGGCAGCCTGGTCGCACTGCTGCTGGGGCGGACCAGCGGGGCGGCCCAGGCCTGGACGGTCATCGGGGTCGGCGCCCTCATGGTGGTCTACGTGTCGTTGGGAGGGATGCGCGCCACCACCTGGATCCAGATCGTGAAGGCGGTCCTGATGCTCTGCGGGACGGTCGCGCTGACCGTCCTGGTGCTGGTCCGGTTCCACGGAGACATCGGCCAGCTGCTGGTCACGGCCGCGGACCGCAGCGGCCACGGGGAGGCGTTCCTGGCGCCGGGCCTGAAGTACGGCGGCACCTGGACCGCCCGCATCGACTTCATCAGTCTGGGGCTCGCACTGGTGCTGGGCACGGCCGGGCTGCCCCACATCCTGTCCCGCTTCTACACCGTGCCGACCGCGCGGGCCGCCCGCCGCTCGGTGGTGTGGTCGATCGGGCTGATCGGCGGCTTCTACCTGATGACGATCGTCCTCGGGTTCGGGGCGGCCGCGGTCGTGGGCCCGGAAGCCGTGCGTGGTTCCAACGCGGCCGGGAACACCGCGATTCCGCTGCTCGCCCTCGACCTGGGCGGCGGCGCCGGATCCACGGGCGGCACGATCCTGTTCGCTGTCGTCGCCGCCGTGGCCTTCGCCACGATCCTCGCGGTGGTCGCCGGGATCACACTGGCCTCCTCGGCGTCGGTGGCCCACGACCTGTACGTGTCGCTGCGCCGGTCGCACGCCAGGGTCCGCAGCGAGGTGGCGGTGGCCCGGTGGGCGGCGGCCGGCATCGGCGTCGTCGCGATCGCACTCGGTCTGCTGGCCCGGGACCTCAACGTCGCCTTCCTGGTCGGCCTCGCCTTCGCCGTGGCGGCGTCGGCGAACCTGCCGGTCCTGCTCTACTCGCTCTTCTGGCGCGGCTTCACCACGCGTGGTGCGGTGTGGGCCGTGTACGGCGGACTGATCCCCGCAGCCGTCCTCGTGCTGGTGTCACCGGTGGTGTCCGGCAGCCCGGGCTCGCTGTTCCCGGGTGTCGACTTCCAGTACTTCCCGCTGGAGAACCCGGGCATCGTGTCCATTCCGCTCGGCTTCCTGGCCGGCTGGCTCGGCACGGTCACCTCGGACGAGGTCGCCGACGAGGCCCAGTACGCCGAGACCGAGGTGCGTTCGCTGACCGGAGCCGGAGCGGTGTAG
- a CDS encoding sensor histidine kinase produces MSDDVWTRWPSREALGRAGTTRPRRLLARAVRLPVLGLLLWGAFSQNHVDARGAVAAAAGVLLATVVSWAFFQTTCEHRLLPSVALMVVLLGTAAAAQTTGFTGPALVIWCGCGIAAPERLPLGAALSVTAVALASYATFDNDVWLTTAATVVGMVLAGYVVRLDAEGRGNTQRLLVQERATRAAEAESAALAERAGIAREIHHVLAHSLSAQLVHLEAARLLIERGAGREQILERVAAARGMARDGLAETRQALSALRGEPAPLEEFLTELVSAADGAGITVTGERRPLPAEVSQAVRRVAREALTNVRKHAHGAEVGLRLDYGPHEVTPDVRDSGGRPGDLTGAGGGYGLLGMRERAELLGGSLDAGPDEEGFVVTLKVPV; encoded by the coding sequence GTGAGCGACGACGTCTGGACGCGCTGGCCCTCGCGCGAAGCGCTCGGCCGCGCGGGGACCACCCGGCCGCGCCGGCTCCTCGCCCGGGCCGTCCGGCTGCCGGTGCTCGGGCTGCTGCTGTGGGGCGCCTTCAGCCAGAACCACGTCGACGCCCGGGGCGCCGTCGCGGCGGCGGCCGGCGTGCTCCTGGCCACCGTCGTCTCCTGGGCCTTCTTCCAGACCACCTGCGAACACCGGCTGCTGCCGTCCGTGGCTCTCATGGTGGTGCTCCTGGGCACCGCGGCCGCGGCGCAGACCACCGGGTTCACCGGCCCCGCCCTGGTGATCTGGTGCGGCTGCGGCATCGCGGCACCGGAACGGCTGCCTCTCGGCGCCGCCCTGTCCGTGACGGCGGTGGCGCTCGCCTCGTACGCCACGTTCGACAACGACGTGTGGCTGACCACGGCCGCCACGGTGGTGGGCATGGTCCTCGCCGGATACGTGGTGCGACTGGACGCGGAGGGCCGGGGCAACACGCAGCGGCTGCTCGTCCAGGAGCGGGCCACGCGGGCCGCCGAGGCGGAGTCGGCGGCGCTGGCCGAGCGGGCGGGGATAGCCCGGGAGATCCACCACGTGCTCGCCCACAGCCTCTCCGCGCAGTTGGTGCACCTGGAGGCGGCCCGGCTGCTGATCGAGCGGGGAGCGGGCCGGGAACAGATCCTGGAGCGGGTGGCGGCCGCCCGGGGCATGGCCCGCGACGGACTCGCCGAGACCCGGCAGGCCCTGTCCGCGCTGCGCGGCGAGCCGGCCCCGCTGGAGGAGTTCCTGACCGAACTCGTCAGCGCGGCCGACGGCGCGGGGATCACCGTCACGGGTGAACGCAGGCCCCTGCCGGCCGAGGTCTCCCAGGCCGTGCGCCGGGTGGCGCGGGAGGCGCTGACGAACGTCCGCAAACACGCCCACGGTGCCGAGGTCGGCCTGCGGCTCGACTACGGCCCGCACGAAGTGACGCCGGACGTGAGGGACTCGGGCGGCCGGCCGGGCGACCTCACGGGCGCCGGTGGCGGGTACGGTCTGCTGGGCATGCGGGAGCGCGCCGAGCTGCTGGGCGGCTCGCTGGACGCGGGGCCGGACGAGGAGGGGTTCGTGGTGACGCTGAAGGTGCCCGTATGA